The Chryseobacterium indicum genome includes a window with the following:
- a CDS encoding peptidoglycan-binding protein → MKKNQYLKELSITNTQKRNGSNNKKSDVEKIQSWLCLQEMAHPGIGTMTAIDGDFGNATETAVNHFQKFIGATQNGILDQQVFSELCKKVKVAFENVLPNSTIRKTIIDVAQNHVKQNPSELVIRNQSNSGPWVRTYMNGNEGINWFWCMGFVQTILDQAFSLHQKNIFDIMPLTFSCDTVGMKAIEKNALIRNKEIQKNPELVKPGDVVLIRKSQYDWIHTAIVIEVGTDTFTTIEGNTDINGSSNGTGVFKRVRNFRKNTLDVFSLSQWIG, encoded by the coding sequence ATGAAAAAAAATCAATATTTAAAAGAATTGAGTATTACTAACACTCAAAAAAGAAATGGCTCTAATAATAAAAAAAGTGATGTAGAAAAAATTCAATCTTGGCTTTGTTTGCAAGAAATGGCTCATCCCGGAATAGGAACAATGACAGCTATTGATGGAGATTTTGGAAATGCAACAGAAACAGCGGTAAATCATTTTCAAAAGTTTATTGGTGCTACTCAAAATGGGATTCTAGATCAACAGGTTTTTTCTGAATTGTGTAAAAAAGTTAAAGTAGCATTTGAAAATGTCTTGCCTAATAGCACAATAAGAAAAACAATTATTGATGTAGCCCAAAATCATGTAAAGCAAAATCCCAGCGAGTTGGTAATAAGAAATCAAAGTAATTCAGGACCTTGGGTACGAACATATATGAATGGAAATGAAGGTATAAATTGGTTTTGGTGCATGGGTTTTGTACAAACTATATTGGATCAAGCGTTTTCTTTACATCAAAAAAATATTTTTGATATCATGCCTCTTACTTTTAGTTGTGATACCGTGGGAATGAAAGCAATTGAAAAAAATGCTTTGATAAGAAATAAAGAAATTCAAAAAAATCCTGAATTAGTGAAACCAGGAGACGTGGTTTTAATCAGAAAATCTCAATATGACTGGATTCATACAGCAATTGTTATTGAAGTAGGAACAGACACGTTTACCACGATAGAAGGAAATACAGATATTAACGGATCATCAAATGGAACTGGTGTTTTTAAGAGAGTAAGAAATTTTAGAAAAAATACTTTGGATGTTTTCTCTCTTTCTCAATGGATAGGGTAA
- a CDS encoding contractile injection system tape measure protein: MDNRIKMHLLQKHIVDIQCSSQSFGKEVQNTLSDVLEKDFYPKLEIILDQYSIENYEWEIENLSIELPNISQKNWKKELVNHTLLKIEEYLKDHFPVLKFNKTKEKLENFGFESQEEFAEKLFFNYLKTGIIAENSYSKNIDEITKKIEISEFFIEKIINIFDESKTALIRFYFNTKESFKEKVIFEILKLSTSKQPISQILKAFFNSEIKFSSVEELEKWLHQQQNFAENKDFKNQKLQRKDKEQDDFNEINQNRKEPLKSDEDAFHQENDSNKINNEKFSINKGEIPENDKGNSVNFNETNNQNQKKEQQDSRENIKANTSELQISSLYIDNAGLVILHPFLVNLFQKLNLCKDEVWIDKESQHKAVLLTQYLITGQEIFFENELILNKILCGFPIDEVVNTKQKISQEEKEICNDLLLVVLEYWSVMKNSSLEALRETFLQRNGKLSVSGLCSYELWVEDKGVDILLEQLPWGIGMIQTPWMEELMTVNWSF; the protein is encoded by the coding sequence ATGGATAATCGAATAAAAATGCATCTTCTTCAAAAACATATTGTAGATATTCAGTGTTCTTCTCAATCTTTTGGGAAAGAGGTTCAGAATACATTATCCGATGTGTTGGAGAAAGATTTTTACCCAAAATTAGAAATCATTTTAGACCAATATTCCATAGAAAATTACGAATGGGAAATTGAAAATCTGTCGATTGAGTTACCCAATATTTCTCAAAAAAACTGGAAAAAAGAGCTTGTAAACCACACTTTACTCAAAATTGAAGAATATCTGAAAGATCATTTTCCTGTTTTAAAATTCAATAAAACCAAAGAAAAATTAGAGAATTTCGGTTTTGAATCACAAGAGGAATTTGCCGAAAAATTATTTTTTAATTATTTGAAAACAGGAATTATTGCAGAAAATTCATACTCGAAAAATATAGACGAAATCACTAAAAAAATAGAAATATCAGAGTTTTTTATTGAAAAAATCATCAATATTTTCGATGAAAGCAAAACAGCGTTAATTAGATTTTATTTTAATACTAAAGAATCTTTTAAAGAAAAAGTAATTTTTGAAATCTTAAAACTTTCGACCTCAAAACAACCGATTTCTCAAATATTAAAAGCTTTTTTTAATTCTGAAATTAAATTTTCTTCGGTTGAAGAGCTGGAAAAATGGCTTCATCAGCAGCAAAATTTCGCTGAAAATAAAGACTTTAAAAATCAAAAATTGCAACGTAAGGATAAAGAACAAGACGATTTTAACGAAATTAATCAAAACAGAAAAGAACCATTAAAATCCGATGAAGATGCATTCCATCAAGAAAACGATTCAAATAAAATTAACAACGAAAAATTTTCTATAAATAAGGGGGAAATCCCTGAAAACGATAAGGGAAATAGTGTTAACTTTAATGAAACTAATAATCAAAACCAGAAAAAAGAACAACAGGATAGTCGTGAAAATATAAAAGCAAATACATCAGAATTACAGATTTCATCGCTTTACATAGACAATGCAGGTCTTGTAATTTTGCATCCTTTTCTTGTAAACCTTTTCCAGAAACTGAATTTATGTAAAGATGAGGTTTGGATAGATAAAGAAAGCCAACACAAAGCGGTTTTATTGACTCAATATCTCATCACAGGTCAGGAAATTTTCTTTGAAAACGAATTGATTTTAAATAAAATTCTTTGCGGATTTCCCATAGATGAAGTCGTAAATACCAAGCAAAAAATTAGCCAAGAAGAAAAAGAGATTTGTAATGATTTGTTGTTAGTCGTTTTAGAATATTGGTCTGTGATGAAAAACTCATCGTTAGAAGCTCTAAGAGAGACTTTTTTGCAAAGAAATGGTAAATTATCCGTTTCGGGATTGTGTTCTTATGAGCTTTGGGTAGAAGATAAAGGAGTAGATATTTTGTTGGAACAATTACCTTGGGGAATTGGGATGATACAGACACCTTGGATGGAAGAATTGATGACAGTAAACTGGAGTTTCTGA